GATGCCGCCACCGGTCGGGTGCGCTTCCGGGCGGGGACGCGCCTCCACCGCATCCCCGCGCTCCTCGAGCCGTACGGCCTCGCGATGGCGAACCTCGGCGACATCGACCGGCAGAGCCTCGCGGGCGCGACGAGCACGGGCACGCACGGCACCGGGCTCCGCTTCGGGGGACTCGCGACGCAGGTCACGTCGGCGACGCTCGTGCTCGCCGACGGCGCGCTGCTCGAGGTCGGGCCGGACGAGAACGCCGAGCTGCTCCCGCTCGTCGCGCTCGGGCTCGGCGCGCTCGGCATCCTCGTCGAGCTCGAGATCCAGTGCGTGCCCGCCTTCCTCCTCCACGCCGTCGAGGGCCCGGAGCCGCTCGGCGGCGTGCTCGAGTCCTTCCGCGAGCGGACGGAGCAGGAGGACCACGTGGAGTTCTACTGGTGGCCGCACACCGACACCGCCATGGTGCGCACGAACACGCGCCTCCCCGGGGATGCGGTGCGGCGCCCCGAGGGACGCCTCGCCGCCTTCGCGGAGGAGCAGCTCCTCGCGAACGGCGCGCTCGCGCTGAAGTCGGCGCTGGGCCGTGCGCTGCCGGCGACGATCCCGGCGGTGAACCGCCTCGCGACCCGCGTCTACGGCAGCCGCGACCTCGTCGACCGCTCCCACGAGGTGTTCACGAGCCCGCGGCGGGTGCGCTTCCGCGAGCTCGAGATGGCGGTGCCGCGCGCAGCGGTGCCCGAGGCCGTGGCCGAGCTGCGGGCGCTCGTCGAGCGGCGCGGCTGGCGGCTCTCCTTCCCCGTCGAGGTGCGCGTCGCGGCTGCCGACCGGCTGTGGCTCTCGACCGCCTCGGGCCGCGAGAGCGGCTACATCGCGGTGCACCGCTACTGGGGCGAGCACTTCGAGGAGGTGCTGCGCGAGGCCGGCGCGGTGCTCCGCGCCTTCGACGGGCGCCCGCACTGGGGCAAGCTCCACTGGGAGGATGCGGCCTCGCTCCGGGCGCGCTACCCGCGCTTCGACGAGGCGGTCGCCGTGCGCGACCGGCTCGACCCCGAGCGGCGCTTCGCGAACTCGGAGCTCGAGCGCGTGCTCGGCCCCTGAGCGCTGCCGCCGTGCCCGGCGGTCGCCGCGCCGCGCGCGCTCAGACCTGCTGCAGGGCCGTGATCGGCACCTCGCCGAGCTTCGCCCGGCCCTCGAGCGCGACGAGCTCGATCGCGACGCCGATGCCGACGATCTCGGCCCCGGCCTCCCGCAGCAGCTCGAGGCCGGCCGCGAGCGTCCCGCCCGTCGCGAGGACGTCGTCGACGACCACGACCCGCATCCCCGGCCGGATGCGCGCCGGCGCGAGCTCGAGGCTCGCCTCGCCGTACTCGAGCCCGTAGTCGCGGCTGATGACGGGCGGCGGGGTCTTGCCCCCCTTGCGGATGAGGACCGTGCCATGCCCGGTCGCGACGGCGGCCGCGGTCGCGAGCACGAAGCCGCGCGCCTCGATGCCGACGATCGCCTCGACCTCGCCGAAGTCCGCCACGAGCGCCTCGGCGACCGCGCGGAGCGCCTCGGCGTCGGCGAACACGGGGGAGAGGTCGCGGAACAGGATGCCGGGCTGCGGCCAGTCGGGGAGCAGCTCGGTCAGGGTCTCGATGGCGTCGGTCGCGCGGGTCACCCCGGAATCCTCCCACCCCGGGCCTGCGTCCGGGTCGGCGGGACGCTCCCAGCGGGGCGCGAGTATGATTCAGGCATGGAGATCCTCATCGTCGTCGGCATCGTCGTGGTGCTCGCCGTCATCGTCGGCATCTACCTCTGGGCCACCTACAACTCGCTCGTGACGCTCAACGTCCGCGTCGACGAGGCCTGGAGCGACATCACGGTGCAGCTCAAGCGCCGCGCCGACCTCATCCCGAACCTCATCGACACGGTCAAGGGCTATGCGGCGCACGAGAAGCAGGTCTTCGAGAACGTGACGCAGGCGCGCGCGGAGACCGTGAACGCGGGCACCCCCGCCGAGGCCTCCGCCGCCGAGAACCACATGCAGCAGGCGCTGAAGTCGATCTTCGCGGTCGCCGAGGCGTACCCGCAGCTGCAGGCGAACCAGAACTTCCTCGCGCTGCAGGGCGAGCTCGTCGACACCGAGGACAAGATCCAGGCCTCGCGCCGCTTCTACAACGGCGGCGTCCGCGAGCTGAACACCAAGATCAAGATCTTCCCGAACACGCTCTTCGCCCGTCAGCTCGGCTTCACCGAGCGCGACTTCTTCGAGGTCGACGAGCCGGCGGCGATCGCCGAGCCGCCGCGCGTCCAGTTCTGACCTGACGCGGGCCGGGGATGTACAGCGCGATCGCGCGCAACAAGCGCAACACGGTGCTCATCATCGTGCTGTTCGTCGTCCTCATGGCGGGGCTCGCCTCGATCTTCAGCCTCGTCTACCAGGACTGGTCGATCACGGTCATCGTCTTCGTGATCGCGATCGGCTACGCGGTGTTCCAGTACTTCATGGCGACCCGCCAGACGCTCTCGATGGCGCACGCGCACGAGGTGCAGAAGCAGGACCACCCCCGGCTGTATCGGATCGTCGAGAACCTCGCGATCACCGAGGGCATGCCGATGCCGAAGGTCTACGTCATCGCGGATCCCGCGCCCAACGCCTTCGCGACCGGTCGGGACCCGGAGCACGCGGTCGTCGCCGCGACGACCGGCCTCCTCGAGCTCATGGACGATGCGGAGCTCGAGGGCGTCATGGCCCACGAGCTCGGCCACGTCAAGAACTACGACATCCGGGTCTCGCTCATCGTCTTCGGTCTCGTCGTCGCGATCGGCCTCATCGCCGACTTCTTCCTCCGCTTCCTGGTCTTCGGCGGGCGGGGGCGCTCGAACAACAGCAACGCCGGCCCGCTCATGATCGTGTTCCTCGTGATCGGCGTCGTGGCCGCCCTCGTCGCGCCGCTCGTCGCGGGCGCCGTGCAGGCGGCCGTCTCGCGCCAGCGCGAGTACCTCGCGGATGCCACGGGCGCCCTGACGACACGGCACCCCGAGGCGCTCGCGAGCGCGCTGCTCAAGCTGCAGACGTATGGCCGCCCCGTGACGCGCACGAACACCTCGATGTCGCACCTCTGGATCAGCGACCCGAACAAGCCCGGCTTCATGGCCCGACTGTTCTCGACGCATCCGCCCATCGAGGATCGCGTCGCCCGCCTCCGCGGCAGCCTCGACCGCTTCTAGCCGCTTCTGCGCTGAACGGCTCAGAGCCGGGCGGCGCCGGTCGGCGGGGCCGTGACGCGCCCCTCGAGCACATCCATCGCCGCCGAGCGGTCGCCGGCCGTCGGGGCATCGCTCGGCTCGAGCGGCACGCCGAGCGCCCGGGCGAGGTCGGCGGCGGCGGTGCCCCAGTCGAAGACGCGGATGTCGTCGAGCCCCTGCCAGGCGGCCGCCTCGCGCAACGCGGGCGCGACGCGCTCCTCGAGCCCGGGCGGCACCGCGTGCTCCCACCACGCCGACTGCACGCGCAGCGCGCCCGCCTTCCGGTCCCGCTTGAGATCGATCCGCCCGACGACGCGATCGTCGACGAGCACCGGCAGCGTGTAGTAGCCGAAGACCCGCTTGGGTGGCGGCGTGTAGATCTCGATCCGGTAGTGGAAGCCGAAGAGCCTCAGCGCGCGATCCCGCTCCCAGACGACCGGGTCGAAGGGCGAGAGGAGCGCCGCGGTCTCGATCCGGCGCGGGATCACGGCCCCGGCATCCATGAAGGCGGGCCGGGCCCAGCCCTCGACCTGCACCGGCAGCACGGCGCCCTCCTCGACGAGCTCCTGGAGGGCCTGCGTCGTGCGGTCGATTCGGAGGCGGAAGTAGTCGGCGAGGTGGCCGACGGTGCCGACCCCGTGCGCGACGACCGCCTGGCGGACGAGCGAGCGGGTCGCGTCCTCGGCGCTCGGGACGGGCGCGTCGAACGCCCCCGCAGGCAGCACCTGCTCGGGGAGGCCGTAGCGGCGCTCGAAGCGGCGGCGGCCGGCGGAGACGAGCTCGCCCCAGCGGAACAGGACCTCGAGCGCCATCTTCACATCCGACCAGCCCCACCACGGGCCCGTCCGGCGGTTCTCCTCGTGCTCGATCTCGCTCGCCGCCATCGGCCCGTGCTCGGCGATGTGCGCGCGGACCCACTGCATCATCCGCGCATTGGCGGGATCGCGGGCCCAGAGCTGATCGCGGGCGTCGTCGCGCTCGCGGAGCCGCTGCATCTTCCAGCGCATCTCGGGCAGGAGCTCGAGCGGCATGAGCGCCGCCTCGTGGCCCCAGAACTCGAAGTAGCGGGCGCGGCTGCCGGTGCGCTCGAAGGTGAGGGCGTCGAGTGCCGCCGTGTCGTAGGGGCCGAGGCGCGCGAGCAGCGGCAGGTAGTGGCTGCGCTCGAAGACGTTGACGCTGTCGAGCTGGAGGAGGCGGAGGCGGTCGATCCCGAGGGCGAGCTGGCGGGTGCCGACGGAGGCGGGGCGCGGCCGCGCGAAGCCCTGCGCCCCGAGCGCGAGGCGGCGGGCGCGGGCCAGCGAGAGCTTCTCCACCATCGCCCCGA
The Homoserinibacter sp. YIM 151385 DNA segment above includes these coding regions:
- a CDS encoding D-arabinono-1,4-lactone oxidase produces the protein MTRRAPGGAAGGATWRNWAGNVVSRPAAVLRPRAVEEVQAAVRGAASRGLRIKAVGAGHSFSGLAATDGVLLSLDELSGLVHADAATGRVRFRAGTRLHRIPALLEPYGLAMANLGDIDRQSLAGATSTGTHGTGLRFGGLATQVTSATLVLADGALLEVGPDENAELLPLVALGLGALGILVELEIQCVPAFLLHAVEGPEPLGGVLESFRERTEQEDHVEFYWWPHTDTAMVRTNTRLPGDAVRRPEGRLAAFAEEQLLANGALALKSALGRALPATIPAVNRLATRVYGSRDLVDRSHEVFTSPRRVRFRELEMAVPRAAVPEAVAELRALVERRGWRLSFPVEVRVAAADRLWLSTASGRESGYIAVHRYWGEHFEEVLREAGAVLRAFDGRPHWGKLHWEDAASLRARYPRFDEAVAVRDRLDPERRFANSELERVLGP
- a CDS encoding adenine phosphoribosyltransferase yields the protein MTRATDAIETLTELLPDWPQPGILFRDLSPVFADAEALRAVAEALVADFGEVEAIVGIEARGFVLATAAAVATGHGTVLIRKGGKTPPPVISRDYGLEYGEASLELAPARIRPGMRVVVVDDVLATGGTLAAGLELLREAGAEIVGIGVAIELVALEGRAKLGEVPITALQQV
- a CDS encoding LemA family protein, producing MEILIVVGIVVVLAVIVGIYLWATYNSLVTLNVRVDEAWSDITVQLKRRADLIPNLIDTVKGYAAHEKQVFENVTQARAETVNAGTPAEASAAENHMQQALKSIFAVAEAYPQLQANQNFLALQGELVDTEDKIQASRRFYNGGVRELNTKIKIFPNTLFARQLGFTERDFFEVDEPAAIAEPPRVQF
- a CDS encoding M48 family metalloprotease; translated protein: MYSAIARNKRNTVLIIVLFVVLMAGLASIFSLVYQDWSITVIVFVIAIGYAVFQYFMATRQTLSMAHAHEVQKQDHPRLYRIVENLAITEGMPMPKVYVIADPAPNAFATGRDPEHAVVAATTGLLELMDDAELEGVMAHELGHVKNYDIRVSLIVFGLVVAIGLIADFFLRFLVFGGRGRSNNSNAGPLMIVFLVIGVVAALVAPLVAGAVQAAVSRQREYLADATGALTTRHPEALASALLKLQTYGRPVTRTNTSMSHLWISDPNKPGFMARLFSTHPPIEDRVARLRGSLDRF
- a CDS encoding winged helix-turn-helix domain-containing protein produces the protein MVEKLSLARARRLALGAQGFARPRPASVGTRQLALGIDRLRLLQLDSVNVFERSHYLPLLARLGPYDTAALDALTFERTGSRARYFEFWGHEAALMPLELLPEMRWKMQRLRERDDARDQLWARDPANARMMQWVRAHIAEHGPMAASEIEHEENRRTGPWWGWSDVKMALEVLFRWGELVSAGRRRFERRYGLPEQVLPAGAFDAPVPSAEDATRSLVRQAVVAHGVGTVGHLADYFRLRIDRTTQALQELVEEGAVLPVQVEGWARPAFMDAGAVIPRRIETAALLSPFDPVVWERDRALRLFGFHYRIEIYTPPPKRVFGYYTLPVLVDDRVVGRIDLKRDRKAGALRVQSAWWEHAVPPGLEERVAPALREAAAWQGLDDIRVFDWGTAAADLARALGVPLEPSDAPTAGDRSAAMDVLEGRVTAPPTGAARL